The Sulfurimonas hydrogeniphila genome includes a window with the following:
- a CDS encoding valine--tRNA ligase has protein sequence MSDNKYNPQETENKYYKIWEERKYFETDGNKAIQEENKNFSIMMPPPNVTGRLHIGHALTFTLQDIITRYKRMDGYKTLWQPGTDHAGIATQNVVEKQLLEQGLTKEEIGREAFLEKVWAWKEESAGIMTEQLRKMGVSPAWERERFTMDEGLQKSVKEAFVHLYNEGLIVRGNYMVNWCTHDGALSDIEVEHEEEDGKFYHMLYHFADGSGSVEVATTRPETYFGDTAVMVHPDDERYKDIIGKEVVLPLLDRKIKIIADAYVDMEFGTGVVKVTPAHDQNDYEVGKRHDLEFITVFDEKGILNDYAGEFKGMERLEAREPIVKRLQEEGYIVKIEDHKHQVGHCYRCKNVVEPYISKQWFVRKEVADKSIEKTNAGEAKFFPPHWINSYNSWMGELRDWCISRQLWWGHQIPVFYCGDCDHEWATENEHPTECPKCASKNISQDPDVLDTWFSSALWPFSTLGWGQGDTEMDKLFQSQDMKDFYPNSLLITGFDILFFWVARMMMMGEHFIGELPFNHIYLHALVRDEHGQKMSKSKGNVIDPLDMVNKYSADILRFTLAISAAQGRDIRMSVDKLEQNRNFTNKLYNASKYLQMNGDTFPDMESFCVETDLGRYMMSRLNFATKEVRTYLDEYKFNDAALTMYRFLWNEFCDWGIELSKADKASIIELGAIFKEAMKLLHPFMPFITEHLYHELSGTSLENADSIMIKKFPHKTKQRKEEKTFAIIMDAIVSIRRAKVLVDLANQKIQKAYVKIDGLSEKEKAMMLPFIAKLAKVEDVEFTDTKIENAVSDIADSCETFIPTDSIDLTPIINKLTKQDEKLQKEIGKLSGMLNNERFVANAPADVLAKNREALKEAEAKREKVLAQLDSLKA, from the coding sequence ATGTCAGACAACAAATACAATCCACAAGAAACCGAAAACAAATATTATAAAATTTGGGAAGAAAGAAAATACTTCGAAACAGACGGAAACAAAGCCATACAAGAAGAAAATAAAAACTTCTCTATTATGATGCCACCGCCAAACGTAACAGGACGACTGCATATCGGGCATGCTCTTACCTTTACACTCCAAGACATCATTACCCGCTACAAACGCATGGACGGCTACAAAACACTTTGGCAGCCGGGAACGGACCATGCAGGAATTGCCACACAAAATGTTGTTGAAAAACAACTCTTAGAACAGGGACTCACGAAAGAAGAGATAGGACGCGAAGCATTTTTGGAAAAAGTCTGGGCATGGAAAGAAGAATCTGCCGGCATAATGACAGAACAGCTTCGTAAAATGGGCGTAAGTCCTGCCTGGGAGAGAGAGCGCTTTACCATGGATGAAGGTCTGCAAAAGTCAGTCAAAGAAGCTTTTGTCCATCTCTACAATGAAGGTTTGATTGTTCGCGGAAACTACATGGTAAACTGGTGCACACATGACGGGGCCCTCTCAGATATCGAAGTAGAACACGAAGAAGAAGATGGTAAGTTTTACCATATGCTTTACCATTTTGCAGATGGCAGCGGCAGTGTTGAAGTGGCTACTACACGACCTGAAACCTATTTTGGAGATACTGCCGTCATGGTACATCCTGATGATGAAAGATACAAAGACATCATAGGAAAAGAAGTTGTTTTACCCCTTCTTGATAGAAAGATTAAAATTATTGCAGACGCTTATGTCGATATGGAGTTTGGAACAGGTGTCGTAAAAGTCACGCCTGCACATGACCAGAATGACTACGAAGTCGGAAAACGCCATGATTTGGAATTTATTACGGTTTTTGATGAAAAAGGTATTTTAAATGACTATGCCGGAGAGTTCAAAGGCATGGAACGCCTTGAAGCACGAGAGCCTATTGTAAAAAGACTCCAGGAAGAGGGTTATATCGTTAAAATAGAAGACCATAAACATCAGGTTGGACACTGTTACAGATGTAAAAACGTTGTAGAACCATACATATCAAAACAATGGTTTGTTCGCAAAGAAGTCGCTGACAAATCCATAGAAAAAACAAATGCAGGTGAAGCAAAATTTTTCCCGCCGCACTGGATAAACTCTTATAATTCCTGGATGGGTGAACTCCGTGACTGGTGTATAAGCCGTCAACTCTGGTGGGGACACCAGATTCCTGTTTTTTACTGCGGGGATTGTGACCATGAATGGGCAACAGAAAATGAACACCCGACTGAGTGTCCAAAATGTGCTTCAAAAAACATCTCTCAAGACCCTGATGTACTCGATACATGGTTTTCTTCTGCTTTGTGGCCATTCTCTACACTTGGCTGGGGTCAAGGTGATACCGAGATGGACAAGCTTTTTCAATCACAGGATATGAAAGATTTTTATCCAAACTCTTTGCTTATTACCGGTTTTGACATTCTTTTCTTCTGGGTTGCAAGAATGATGATGATGGGCGAACATTTTATAGGAGAACTGCCGTTTAACCACATCTATCTGCATGCTCTTGTGCGTGATGAACACGGTCAGAAAATGAGCAAATCAAAAGGCAATGTCATTGATCCTCTTGATATGGTCAATAAATACTCTGCTGATATATTACGCTTTACTCTTGCCATTTCTGCTGCTCAGGGACGTGATATACGAATGAGTGTTGACAAACTCGAACAAAACCGTAACTTTACAAACAAACTCTACAATGCAAGCAAATACCTGCAGATGAATGGTGATACTTTTCCTGATATGGAGAGTTTTTGTGTTGAGACCGATCTTGGTCGTTACATGATGAGCCGTTTGAATTTTGCCACAAAAGAGGTTCGTACCTATCTTGATGAGTACAAGTTTAACGATGCCGCCCTTACAATGTACCGTTTCTTATGGAATGAATTTTGTGACTGGGGTATTGAGCTGAGTAAAGCAGACAAAGCATCCATCATAGAACTTGGTGCGATTTTCAAAGAAGCCATGAAACTCCTGCATCCGTTTATGCCGTTTATCACAGAACATCTCTACCATGAACTCAGCGGCACTTCTTTGGAAAATGCTGATTCTATTATGATTAAGAAATTTCCTCACAAAACAAAACAGCGCAAAGAAGAAAAAACATTTGCCATCATTATGGATGCCATCGTCTCCATTCGCCGTGCAAAAGTTTTGGTTGACTTGGCAAATCAGAAAATCCAAAAAGCCTATGTGAAAATTGACGGTCTGAGCGAAAAAGAAAAGGCAATGATGTTGCCTTTTATCGCAAAACTTGCAAAAGTGGAAGATGTAGAATTTACCGATACAAAAATAGAAAATGCGGTCAGTGACATCGCAGACAGCTGTGAGACTTTCATTCCGACAGATTCTATTGATTTGACGCCGATTATCAACAAACTGACAAAACAGGATGAAAAACTCCAAAAAGAGATAGGCAAACTGAGCGGGATGCTGAACAATGAACGCTTTGTTGCGAATGCTCCGGCAGATGTTTTGGCAAAGAATCGTGAAGCACTCAAAGAAGCAGAAGCCAAACGTGAAAAAGTTTTAGCACAACTAGATTCACTAAAGGCATAA
- a CDS encoding GGDEF domain-containing protein: MEENKKILEIVSNEAKNSIAQIPVVTPTIYASVFSDFAKKNNLEIEDEESLSRKIIETECSRFTTLQNETSKNVQALSENTNRAIHAIENKDEKILNQVLQETQYLRQEIEKLKESVYKDELTHAYNRKWLHDTHLDPLGNTFVHNGTLAIIDLNYFKQVNDTHGHIIGDKVLIFLTNELKKLKIPVIRYGGDEFIILFGDSVSEEKASSFLNTIRENVLGKKLKAHNDTFRVSFSFGVTKFKKNDLLPQVIEVADKNMYNDKIEIKKRVTGI; encoded by the coding sequence ATGGAAGAAAATAAAAAAATATTAGAGATTGTTTCGAATGAGGCAAAAAACTCTATCGCACAGATTCCTGTTGTCACACCTACTATTTATGCTTCAGTTTTTTCAGACTTTGCCAAGAAAAACAATCTTGAAATAGAAGATGAGGAAAGCCTTTCAAGAAAGATTATAGAAACTGAATGTTCACGATTTACAACTTTACAAAATGAAACATCCAAAAATGTACAGGCCTTAAGTGAAAATACAAACAGGGCCATTCATGCTATTGAGAACAAAGATGAAAAAATTCTCAATCAGGTGTTGCAAGAGACGCAATATCTTCGTCAAGAAATTGAAAAACTCAAAGAATCTGTTTACAAAGATGAACTGACCCACGCATATAACAGAAAATGGCTTCATGATACTCACCTGGACCCGCTTGGCAATACTTTTGTGCATAATGGAACGCTTGCTATTATAGATCTGAACTATTTTAAACAGGTGAACGATACACATGGCCACATTATCGGTGATAAAGTTTTAATATTTTTGACAAATGAACTGAAAAAATTAAAAATTCCTGTCATACGCTACGGAGGTGATGAGTTTATCATACTCTTTGGCGACAGTGTCTCCGAGGAAAAAGCAAGCTCTTTTTTAAATACAATCAGAGAAAATGTTCTTGGCAAAAAATTAAAAGCACATAACGACACCTTTCGTGTCAGTTTTTCATTTGGTGTAACCAAATTTAAAAAAAATGATCTCCTGCCACAGGTTATAGAAGTAGCTGATAAAAATATGTACAATGATAAGATAGAGATAAAAAAGAGAGTAACCGGCATATAG